The region aacgctagtaatgatcactcactattaatgcaaaccacaaacaggaaatatagcgaggcaaatcgcttgcaaacagcgtttacgctaggatttatgctccgtggacctataatctcttttacaccgtgtaaacggcaaatgtaaactttttggcattacattctgagattatacgagagtttacgcttcatgtatcgccggcttataGTTTCTGTATTTCAAATCGTAAAATTGCAATGCCTCTAAACTTTGGCGTATCACTGTATTACCCCTGATACGAAGCGAGCAAAAACAACGCCAAGAAACCAGAAATAGCTACTTTTCGTTCACGTTGAAATATCACCGATTAGCACTGAAATTAGAACAAATTTAATAATGATAACTTGAGATACATTTAATAATAACACAGCGTAAACGCAGTTTCAcgtatttatttgttttctgcgTTTCTGCGTTTCTGCGTTCGTCTGTCACCCGCTTAAAAAATTTTTGACATGTTTACTCCAGCTACTttaccaaaacaaaataaaagaaacccGGCGGactgtttagaatcggcgcaATTATAAGTCTACTTATGCAATATTGCATAAACTGATAAAATAGTAGCCCTCTACAATCATCGAACCTGTACTTCGTGGCCACTAGTGAAAATTGCTAATTTCAAAAATGATGTCCCTGCTTTCAAAGCGGTATACGGCGGTGCGCTCACACGATCTCCAGAGATCCTTTTGTTTACGGTCCGTTTCTGTTCTAGTTTGTTCGCATCGATACCGAAGATTAGCTATCACCGAAGGCTGGCATCATCCGGTACAGTAGACAGCCAGGTTCAACTAAGCGATTCCTGCATAAATCGATTGAAGGAAATCTGCCAAAATGGTGCGTTCCTTCGGGTGTCCGTTGAAGGTGGAGGTTGTTCTGGATTTCAGTACAAATTTTCCATTGATAAGCAACTTGGCGACGATGATACCGTGCTAGGTGATGGCGTAGCCCGTGTGGCCATAGATAGTGCCTCTGCCGAGTACCTTAGCGGATCCACAATCGACTACCACACGGAACTTATACGCTCCGGTTTCCGCGTTATCAACAATCCAAAGGCGGAACAGGGCTGCTCCTGCGGAGCGTCCTTTGCAGTAAAACTTGATTAATGGTCGAAAGATCGGCTGTGTTGGGCGTGTAGGGCAACAATGCTTGACTAAAACGCTTTCTGTAGAAATGATATAAACATGTTCCATATTTATTACAGTTGAAGTTTCGTTTCACTTGTCGGTCAAGTGTTTCTTTTGCGGCGTTCCGAATTTGTTCTTTAAAGACGCCGCGTAAGTAAGAACGCCGGATTAGCTTTCATATTTACACACGACGGAAAACGTTTCACCACCTAACCGGTTGGCCAGCCACTCGTTCTTCACAACAGCCAGCTTGAACGCTTCGCACGTAAACTTCGCGTTCAGATTAGTGTGTAGAGCGCGGGCCATGCCGACAATTATTAAAAGATCCACTCCATTTCTCTCGATGGCTGCACACAACTCTGTGAATGGGATAA is a window of Anopheles aquasalis chromosome 2, idAnoAquaMG_Q_19, whole genome shotgun sequence DNA encoding:
- the LOC126569146 gene encoding iron-sulfur cluster assembly 2 homolog, mitochondrial encodes the protein MMSLLSKRLFASIPKISYHRRLASSGTVDSQVQLSDSCINRLKEICQNGAFLRVSVEGGGCSGFQYKFSIDKQLGDDDTVLGDGVARVAIDSASAEYLSGSTIDYHTELIRSGFRVINNPKAEQGCSCGASFAVKLD